From Populus alba chromosome 16, ASM523922v2, whole genome shotgun sequence:
CAGCATGGTAAGGATCAAGTACACTTGCCTGGAAAGAAGGGTGGAAATAATGTTATTCCCTCTCAGTTTTCTGGCTTTCTCAATAAAATCTAGGCGgcctttatttataaaataacattgtatGAGATAACCTACAAAAAGCACATCTAAGACAACAAAATGTGCAATTAGATGTACCGGTATATTGGTTCAAATGCTTTAATATCCTTGCACTCATCTACATTAGGACATGATTGATGAGCAAGAGCATGGACCAAATATGGAAGAATATATTCAGGATAAACTGCCAAGGGATTTGCATCACTTTGCACAGGGACATGTCGAGTTTTAGCTTGTTGGAGCATCTGAATAATATCAGCAAGGTTCTGCTTCTCCTGCCATTCCaagtaaaatgtaaaaacaaacaacaaaacttCAGAAATTTTACCATGGCGGCACGCATGGTATCTGTTAATTTGACCATAGGTaacaattgtttgaaaaaatcaagtacAGTAGAAATACCTCCTCAAAATCAAGGGGTTTGGATCCTGTCATATTAAATAAGAAGGCACAAGCATACTTTGGATCCAGAACCCGGTCCTTGATGTATTGGTGAACTTTACTCAGAAATAATTTCCTAGCTTGCGGGAAAGCAATCTGCATGAcccaaaagaaagaagagatggAAAGGAAGGGGATTACTAACagcaaaaattatttcattacaTATAACCTGGAAATGAAATTGTATTGTTATGTTTTAAGAGAACACTTCAAAAGACTCCACCTCTGGTGTCCTCAAGGTTAAATGCAAGAGATCAACAGATATCTTATGATCCCAATGCTTCGACAAACGAAGAACTGCCTTTGCAGACGCAAGCCTCAAGTGGGCCTTATCAACTGAACtgtatgataaaaagaaaatacatatgAAATTGCAAACCTAACAAGCCCAAGGGGGAACAGACAACAGTTTatacataaactaataaaaaagcaataaacATAATACCTTGATTCAATATCTTTCGATATTTCTCCAAAAAGAAGTATGTTTCTAAGGATTTCCAGATGGCTGTCAATACCACGACGAAGTTGAACATCTTTAACCGGCAAGTAGCTGTTGACCAATGTCTTAATTCCATATATCTGCAAgcaattttttaatagaatccAATTTGTAAAGTGGTCAGGgaataatatatattctaaaaattaCATGAGAAAGAAGGCAATGTGATCTATATCCAGACCAAATTATTAAGTAAAATACTGATATTAAGGCTATTGTTTTTAATCTTCAAAAGGATGGGAAAAAAAGGACAATTCCAACTACCTTCAACAAACAAAGTTCACTTCTGTCGTCCCAGCAAGCTTTTGTATTATCTTCTGATTTCTGCAAAATAGAAGCAACTCTAATAATAAGACTAGTTATCATCAAGTCATCCCAAATCATTGCACAAGTTAGGGACTTGCAAATGCATACACTACTGCATTCTAGAATTTTGTTCTtaatgaatttttcaatttcattctctctAGTTTCAAAAACCGGCATTGCAGCCTGTGCTATGCATCCCAGAGATTGTAGTACAGCAGGCAAATGTCTCTTCTCCTCCAGCATGTCAACAAGTCTCTGCAAATTGAGAAAGAAATACCATGAATGCTGGTATTAACATACATATGGAGCATTCCAAAACTCTAATGATAATGCATGCAGAAACCATCAAAGACAAAAATAGAACCTTGTATAAAACAGAGAGGGACTTGAGCCCATCATCCTTTGTGATTGTTGCTAGGGCATGCACAGCATACTTGGCCTGTCTTCGACTACCTTCTAGGCAAAGCCTCTCCAATATAAGGTCAATTGCACTGCAGGTGAGTAATAAGAAGAGTATAAACATTTACATACAATTATCTGGCTCTAAATATCAATAATTTCATGCAACACACCTTGATGACTCCGCAAGTTGTTCTCGGATTGTACCACCAGCCTTTGCCAAAACATGCAAAGCaccttcttttattatttcattgtcATCTTTCAGAAAATTTATTAGCTCTTCCCCTGAGCCACCAAGCAGCAATGGACTGAAGCGAGCAAGAATctgaaaattcataaaaaaaataaatctatagaTGGCATTTGTTTGTTCACagaaaaatagtaaaatgtGCAAGTCAAAATgtgaacaaaaaacaaataaaagaagattCAGATAAGATTGTCAAACAAATTGAAGGCTGAAGTGCTGCAGCTTCCTACTACAGCTGCAACAGTACAAGCAAACACATAGAAAAAGACCCTGTGTTTGAtataattgtaaaaacaaaaagtttgtGGGTGAAGGGATGCAATTGCATCAAATAGCATTAAAGACCACAGAGTGACAAAAATGTATGAGTGTGCAAACATAGATCACATGGTTGATAAAAAACTCATCATCAATAAGATGTATAATTGACATGTTCTTACCACCAGTAAATCCATACAAGATCGAGTAAAATGCATATTTCCAGCAGAGTTATGTGTGTTGACGTCTGAAAGAATTTCTTTCACATGCTCCTTGTTGAAAAGTAAATAAGAACACTTCATCGAAAGACTGCTCAAAAAATCATAGAGTCGGTGTTTCTCGCCGAGTATTTTAAGTAAATCATCCTGCAAGAAAGGGAAATTCTTTATGTAGTAAATTCTCCACaaaaaaaatgggaaaagaaaaatgcaaatgCAGCTTCATcaactattaattaaaaattggcTTGACATATAAAAACTCCTAATTAAGAAAAGCAAGGCCACTCTCACTTTAGTCAACTCAATAGGTCCCCCACAGGTTGGACTACAGTTCATAACATTCACAGCTAACACAGAATTGTTAGATTACTTATCAGATATTGACCGTGCTCATAAACTTTTCACAaccatttaatataatatcactTACCCGACCAGTGCAAGCTTGATGGAAGCTAGTGCTTGGATCGAGTAGATTTGTTAAAATCTTCCAGATATTGGCATCTTTCAATTGATCAACTATATGAAAATTTTCCTCAGCCTTGGCTGGCTCTGCAAAGGAGCGAGACATGATCCGAAAACAGAACAGAACCTTTTTTTGGATCTCAGGAGTATCTCTGTCCTGTATTTGAATGAGAACCAATTGTtggattttcattttcttaatcgaattttttttctgaatataaATAATCTAATCTCCAAAATTTACAAACCTGATGCGACTGCCTCAGTAATAGATACCTCTGCATCTCCTGCTGTAACCTGCAAACCAAGAGGAAATCCCCTAAAGATCAGAgcacaattcatcaaataaacaCAGATTTAGCAATTTCAGCTTGAGTTGCCATGTCAAATCTAGCATTTTCAACATACCTTTGCTTCTGCTCCAGTATTTTTTCAAGAGCTTTCACCTCAACTTTGTCTATGACAGAGAAGATTCTTACCCAATATTTACATCTATCTTTTACTGCAAATTCAGTCTGAAACAGAGAGCCACAAAGAACAGATTCAATTGTATCTGATCTGCAGAACAGATTACCGTGTTAGAAACATGTTTAACAGATATTCTGTTGAGAAGGAAGTGCTAAGAAAGCGTCATGGCATCAGATAAAGTAGCACATTTTTCTGTAAAAAGCAACTAAGTTATTTACATTAGTGTAGACAAGCAGTCCAAGATAATTGCAGCTCATGAAGACAGCAAAGGAGGGACCTGGCCTTCAATAGAGCAGATGAATGGGAAAAAAGATGattctgtgtgtgtgtgggtgcatatatattatatattttaatatatccaGGTTAGCACACAAGCCAAGAAATCTTGCCTGAAATCTTTGTCATACAAACATCTCAAAATCCTTCCAGGAATCCAATCATATTCACCAGGATTGATTGAGCCATCAGAAGACTTTACACAATAAACCCTGAATATCTCAGCCATTCTCTCCATAGTATATCTTTTAACAAGTTGCTGGGAattccaaacaaaaagaaatgcaCACATCAGAACACTATAAATACCAACTAGTATATAGTTAAGAAATAATTAGGGAacagggaaaaaaaggaaaggtgTGACATACAGATTTGTCTCGAAGACGTTCTGCAACTAGCTTTATGGTTTCGACAGGGACAGAATTCAAGGCATGGCATGCTACATCACAGATTACATCAACAACCTGCTTTCGAACATTCTCATCATAGTCCAACAGTCGGTCACAAAGGGCAGCTGCAAACATTGAACCGGGTCAAAATCAACCGGgaatcatatatataaatttgcaaAGCCTCTTCATCCAAGGACTTACAGATGATTTGAGCTGCCTCTGCTCGAAAAGGATTTGACAAAAGACAGCCTTTGACACATTCAAGGACACACATCCGGATGGTAACTACTCTATCACTCAATCTTTTCAAAAACTCTGAAAAGATTGGCTGAAATGCTTCTGTGATGGCAGAGCCAGGTAAAGAAAATAGATCCCCAACCAACCCCACTGCTTTTAAACGAGTGTCTAGCTGATCGGTCTGCAAATGTTGAACCTCATGTATTAAGAAACTAATCAGCAAATTTTGATAAGTTGTAAGCTTATACTGGATTAGTAATTACCAGCAACTCTCCTGTGAGGTATGGAACAACTCCTGATAGGATCTGAGGAGCACAACGGTAAAGATCATATATAACTTCATGGTAGTCGATTTTACTATTTGCCAACCTGCTATCTCCTGACATTGATGATATGAGGAACTGCTTTATGCCAGCTTCAAGTTTTCCTGCACAAAGCTCTATAACTTTCATGGCAAGTTTCCTTGCTGACATAGAGATATCCTGGAAAAACAAGTTTTACAGACTGAGCTCCATCAAAAGCATGATAAGAAATACAAAGCAAGATTAAATGTTGACAATAACTATAGAGCACACATCATACACCAGCAAAGAGTAGAGGTACTTACACTTCTGTTACGACCTAATACAGATAAGATAACAAGTAGAAGATCCTCTCTGAAATCCTCGCTCTCTTCTATGAGAACAATCATTATTGTTTGCATTGATGATAATACACTTTCTTGATGATCATCACTGCATTTGTCAAAGTTCTCTAATCAATATCCATTAAATCTGGTACAAGGAATCCTTTAATTCATGAAaacaataatgaagaaaaaaggttGGGCAAAGCCAAGAAAGGGGTAAGGAAACAGCCAATATCCATCCCCTCTTGTGTATTAGGACATAAGTACAGCCGAATCATTTGCAAAACAATGATCCAGGTAGTGATCTTTTTATGCTATCAATAAACAGCCATGTGAaggactgaaaaaaaaattagtgagaCTATATAGCCATATAATGTGTCCCAACTATAAGAAAGACGAGCCATGGAGACAATAGTGTATGGGCTTTCTACAAGAACCTTGTGTCACAAATACACACAAGAAATCTAGTTATTATTTAAGTTCAATGGCACACTCCACTGGGTGATGAAACAACCACCACCCACCCaagaatttcaataataatgaaaaagaattataaactgATTATCTGTAATTTATACTGTTGCAATGAACAGTGATCTAAAGTTAATAACCCAGTGGTGTTACTTGTTATAAGTGCATGGAAAAGGTGAAAGtgcaaaataaaagaacatgGCTTCAAAACTTCAGCGGCAAATATGAACCATCTTTGCAAGTCAACCAGAGAAGAATTTTCAAGATTGAGAAAAATCAGATTGAAGCACTATAAATGTAAGCCCTTTATTCTGTctctgaaaataaaatgaacaaaacacACCTGGCAACAGTAAAAAATGTACTGAACATCTTATTCACCAGATCATTACATTCAAGATCCAGCATCACAACACAAGACCTATATTTGGCAAGGGTCTCCAAAATAACAACTCTCCTTCCAAATGATGGACCACCAGTATCACTTAACCCACTAAATGTGCCTACGATCAAGTGGAATATATCCTGCATATGCACCATTGAGATTGGATTAAAATTGCAGACTTTTATGATCAGTAATGAGGTATATTAACTAATTCTATTAATTAATTGAGCTAGTAAAgcaaaaaaacctttaaaacaTCATCACTGTAAGGAGCTTCGGGTGCAGTGATCCGGGTTATCTCACAAATACAGGTTGCAACTAGAAGCTTAACATCCCTATCTTGATGCTTCAACAATTCTGGCTTTACAATTGCATCAAGAAAAGGCTGCATTGACTCTGACACTGAAGCCGGTGGTGACTGATCCATCTCAGAAAGACAAGTAGCAGCTTGCTGCAGGTAAATCCATAAAGGAAATATTTTCAGCACATTAAAATCCAAACAAGAACCCTAGGGTTGTACATCTGTTGCATTAGGGAATAGAAAAACCCAACACTATTGCCTAACACTCAAAATCATTAATAGATCCCAAACACATCCCAAGGTCATCTCATTAATAGATTCCAAACACAACCCGAGGTCcaatacagtaaaaaaaaaaccttataaacAGTAGCTTACAGgtcaaaacaatatgaaacaACACAAATTCAGCACCTGATTCagtttctctttcctttctttatttgatggtaaaagaaaatcaatattaaGGCTCCCTAACTCTATCAGAATACTCAAAATCTTGCATCAAAGCCATAAATTTTAATCTCAAAAGATTCAACACACAAACAATGTGAAAGTTAGAACAACAATTCTTTCATGTTTGACATGTTAATCTGAGTAGCCCGGAAGTTTCCACCCGTTTAAGCTTCATAAATCtagtcagattcagatttttcCTTGTCATCCTTTTCTGTTTCACTAAGCATCCACTTTCCTCAGCTGAGGACAGTAATTCAGTCCTAGAAACCAAAATTCTGAAGAGCTCAACAACAGGATACACTTTAGGACCAAAAGAGGCAAATTTAACAAGCGACCAAGCGAAATTTTTCACGAGCGGTGAACCCTTTTAAATGGTTGCGCTACTAACCCTAATTCAACCAAACTCCCTCGAATATAACCCtagacaaacaaaaaaaagttcacCTAAACAATCTGCTTTactcaaaaaattcaaacttgacTAGCTTAACCTAAAAAAGCTCCAAACTTTAAGCCCTTCTTACAAGCAATTTTCCCGTGCAACAAACCCCAACGCAACAATTCAGCTCCAACAAACCGACTTTCACTTCTTTTCATTCCCTTTCTAGGTTTTTCTCAGCAAACAGACAGACAGtaaatttttactaaaattcaaaaattgggCTTACCTTTAAAAGTTTAACAACACCGTCTTTTGTAGAAGGAAGTGTTTCCAGCTTGGATCCCACCTCCTTTAACTTCTCTTCGAGCTTCTTCTCCTCTCCCATTCTAAAAAGAAACGCTTGCtggttttttaatttccaaGATTCAATTTTTCAGACAAAACTAAACtgctgctc
This genomic window contains:
- the LOC118036581 gene encoding sister chromatid cohesion protein PDS5 homolog A isoform X1, with the protein product MGEEKKLEEKLKEVGSKLETLPSTKDGVVKLLKQAATCLSEMDQSPPASVSESMQPFLDAIVKPELLKHQDRDVKLLVATCICEITRITAPEAPYSDDVLKDIFHLIVGTFSGLSDTGGPSFGRRVVILETLAKYRSCVVMLDLECNDLVNKMFSTFFTVASDDHQESVLSSMQTIMIVLIEESEDFREDLLLVILSVLGRNRSDISMSARKLAMKVIELCAGKLEAGIKQFLISSMSGDSRLANSKIDYHEVIYDLYRCAPQILSGVVPYLTGELLTDQLDTRLKAVGLVGDLFSLPGSAITEAFQPIFSEFLKRLSDRVVTIRMCVLECVKGCLLSNPFRAEAAQIISALCDRLLDYDENVRKQVVDVICDVACHALNSVPVETIKLVAERLRDKSQLVKRYTMERMAEIFRVYCVKSSDGSINPGEYDWIPGRILRCLYDKDFRSDTIESVLCGSLFQTEFAVKDRCKYWVRIFSVIDKVEVKALEKILEQKQRLQQEMQRYLLLRQSHQDRDTPEIQKKVLFCFRIMSRSFAEPAKAEENFHIVDQLKDANIWKILTNLLDPSTSFHQACTGRDDLLKILGEKHRLYDFLSSLSMKCSYLLFNKEHVKEILSDVNTHNSAGNMHFTRSCMDLLVILARFSPLLLGGSGEELINFLKDDNEIIKEGALHVLAKAGGTIREQLAESSSAIDLILERLCLEGSRRQAKYAVHALATITKDDGLKSLSVLYKRLVDMLEEKRHLPAVLQSLGCIAQAAMPVFETRENEIEKFIKNKILECSSKSEDNTKACWDDRSELCLLKIYGIKTLVNSYLPVKDVQLRRGIDSHLEILRNILLFGEISKDIESSSVDKAHLRLASAKAVLRLSKHWDHKISVDLLHLTLRTPEIAFPQARKLFLSKVHQYIKDRVLDPKYACAFLFNMTGSKPLDFEEEKQNLADIIQMLQQAKTRHVPVQSDANPLAVYPEYILPYLVHALAHQSCPNVDECKDIKAFEPIYRQVYLILTMLVHKDEGVKLEAGINKEKEKEKEKENEKEKDNDKDKESNSLIVSIFQSIKCSEDVVDREKSKNSHAISELGLSIIKRLAPKEDDLQTLPSPVSLPPLLYKIYEYKECEDAVANEGKTWLAEESVLTHFDSLKFETNGTSFLSHQASSDIAGDEVLNDSEREANEVTLGKMIKQLKSQGNKGGKTKKNKSSAAKVKDAENDVDILKMVREINLDNMGLSNMFESSNGHKDLSGKIMSESEHQKVKKGNVSDMTPVPVPKRRRSSSAHNSSRFPRSLSKDPSRASEDDSSPDLKGKKSKSKSAGSELLVSSIQKKKNVSSKLKGKSSELGDNGKENEVGESDEDSPMPGVLMETDKVNTTNSPQSLTGSMKKRRRSVAGLAKCTTKKSGINIEEIMGYRIKVWWPMDKKFYEGTIKSYDPLKRKHVILYDDGDIEVLRLEKERWELVDNGPKRTKKSNSFKRTPSKDISPAQKNRTSSSLSQNKKSVTIVKKKRTPSKNLKRVHKEPKNKVDSDASSPEHTMASGGDKLKSDDSEGDHAERLSQGMMDVDESDKEVVSISKGKHLEDTEERSNHSEESDGEVKSNYEAEVSEDMESIPEDDKKGDPREESHSEEKDVDESSEALGVEVNEDKSDSEGNRDVDVRKPSRKSKKLRKKSSNPVNEEDAKISDDETLSNWKHKVGKSASRRAR
- the LOC118036581 gene encoding sister chromatid cohesion protein PDS5 homolog A isoform X2 — encoded protein: MGEEKKLEEKLKEVGSKLETLPSTKDGVVKLLKQAATCLSEMDQSPPASVSESMQPFLDAIVKPELLKHQDRDVKLLVATCICEITRITAPEAPYSDDVLKDIFHLIVGTFSGLSDTGGPSFGRRVVILETLAKYRSCVVMLDLECNDLVNKMFSTFFTVASDDHQESVLSSMQTIMIVLIEESEDFREDLLLVILSVLGRNRSDISMSARKLAMKVIELCAGKLEAGIKQFLISSMSGDSRLANSKIDYHEVIYDLYRCAPQILSGVVPYLTGELLTDQLDTRLKAVGLVGDLFSLPGSAITEAFQPIFSEFLKRLSDRVVTIRMCVLECVKGCLLSNPFRAEAAQIISALCDRLLDYDENVRKQVVDVICDVACHALNSVPVETIKLVAERLRDKSQLVKRYTMERMAEIFRVYCVKSSDGSINPGEYDWIPGRILRCLYDKDFRSDTIESVLCGSLFQTEFAVKDRCKYWVRIFSVIDKVEVKALEKILEQKQRLQQEMQRYLLLRQSHQDRDTPEIQKKVLFCFRIMSRSFAEPAKAEENFHIVDQLKDANIWKILTNLLDPSTSFHQACTGRDDLLKILGEKHRLYDFLSSLSMKCSYLLFNKEHVKEILSDVNTHNSAGNMHFTRSCMDLLVILARFSPLLLGGSGEELINFLKDDNEIIKEGALHVLAKAGGTIREQLAESSSAIDLILERLCLEGSRRQAKYAVHALATITKDDGLKSLSVLYKRLVDMLEEKRHLPAVLQSLGCIAQAAMPVFETRENEIEKFIKNKILECSSKSEDNTKACWDDRSELCLLKIYGIKTLVNSYLPVKDVQLRRGIDSHLEILRNILLFGEISKDIESSSVDKAHLRLASAKAVLRLSKHWDHKISVDLLHLTLRTPEIAFPQARKLFLSKVHQYIKDRVLDPKYACAFLFNMTGSKPLDFEEEKQNLADIIQMLQQAKTRHVPVQSDANPLAVYPEYILPYLVHALAHQSCPNVDECKDIKAFEPIYRQVYLILTMLVHKDEGVKLEAGINKEKEKEKEKENEKEKDNDKDKESNSLIVSIFQSIKCSEDVVDREKSKNSHAISELGLSIIKRLAPKEDDLQTLPSPVSLPPLLYKIYEYKECEDAVANEGKTWLAEESVLTHFDSLKFETNGTASSDIAGDEVLNDSEREANEVTLGKMIKQLKSQGNKGGKTKKNKSSAAKVKDAENDVDILKMVREINLDNMGLSNMFESSNGHKDLSGKIMSESEHQKVKKGNVSDMTPVPVPKRRRSSSAHNSSRFPRSLSKDPSRASEDDSSPDLKGKKSKSKSAGSELLVSSIQKKKNVSSKLKGKSSELGDNGKENEVGESDEDSPMPGVLMETDKVNTTNSPQSLTGSMKKRRRSVAGLAKCTTKKSGINIEEIMGYRIKVWWPMDKKFYEGTIKSYDPLKRKHVILYDDGDIEVLRLEKERWELVDNGPKRTKKSNSFKRTPSKDISPAQKNRTSSSLSQNKKSVTIVKKKRTPSKNLKRVHKEPKNKVDSDASSPEHTMASGGDKLKSDDSEGDHAERLSQGMMDVDESDKEVVSISKGKHLEDTEERSNHSEESDGEVKSNYEAEVSEDMESIPEDDKKGDPREESHSEEKDVDESSEALGVEVNEDKSDSEGNRDVDVRKPSRKSKKLRKKSSNPVNEEDAKISDDETLSNWKHKVGKSASRRAR
- the LOC118036581 gene encoding sister chromatid cohesion protein PDS5 homolog A isoform X3; amino-acid sequence: MGEEKKLEEKLKEVGSKLETLPSTKDGVVKLLKQAATCLSEMDQSPPASVSESMQPFLDAIVKPELLKHQDRDVKLLVATCICEITRITAPEAPYSDDVLKDIFHLIVGTFSGLSDTGGPSFGRRVVILETLAKYRSCVVMLDLECNDLVNKMFSTFFTVASDDHQESVLSSMQTIMIVLIEESEDFREDLLLVILSVLGRNRSDISMSARKLAMKVIELCAGKLEAGIKQFLISSMSGDSRLANSKIDYHEVIYDLYRCAPQILSGVVPYLTGELLTDQLDTRLKAVGLVGDLFSLPGSAITEAFQPIFSEFLKRLSDRVVTIRMCVLECVKGCLLSNPFRAEAAQIISALCDRLLDYDENVRKQVVDVICDVACHALNSVPVETIKLVAERLRDKSQLVKRYTMERMAEIFRVYCVKSSDGSINPGEYDWIPGRILRCLYDKDFRSDTIESVLCGSLFQTEFAVKDRCKYWVRIFSVIDKVEVKALEKILEQKQRLQQEMQRYLLLRQSHQDRDTPEIQKKVLFCFRIMSRSFAEPAKAEENFHIVDQLKDANIWKILTNLLDPSTSFHQACTGRDDLLKILGEKHRLYDFLSSLSMKCSYLLFNKEHVKEILSDVNTHNSAGNMHFTRSCMDLLVILARFSPLLLGGSGEELINFLKDDNEIIKEGALHVLAKAGGTIREQLAESSSAIDLILERLCLEGSRRQAKYAVHALATITKDDGLKSLSVLYKRLVDMLEEKRHLPAVLQSLGCIAQAAMPVFETRENEIEKFIKNKILECSSKSEDNTKACWDDRSELCLLKIYGIKTLVNSYLPVKDVQLRRGIDSHLEILRNILLFGEISKDIESSSVDKAHLRLASAKAVLRLSKHWDHKISVDLLHLTLRTPEIAFPQARKLFLSKVHQYIKDRVLDPKYACAFLFNMTGSKPLDFEEEKQNLADIIQMLQQAKTRHVPVQSDANPLAVYPEYILPYLVHALAHQSCPNVDECKDIKAFEPIYRQVYLILTMLVHKDEGVKLEAGINKEKEKEKEKENEKEKDNDKDKESNSLIVSIFQSIKCSEDVVDREKSKNSHAISELGLSIIKRLAPKEDDLQTLPSPVSLPPLLYKIYEYKECEDAVANEGKTWLAEESVLTHFDSLKFETNGTSFLSHQASSDIAGDEVLNDSEREANEVTLGKMIKQLKSQGNKGGKTKKNKSSAAKVKDAENDVDILKMVREINLDNMGLSNMFESSNGHKDLSGKIMSESEHQKVKKGNVSDMTPVPVPKRRRSSSAHNSSRFPRSLSKDPSRASEDDSSPDLKGKKSKSKSAGSELLVSSIQKKKNVSSKLKGKSSELGDNGKENEVGESDEDSPMTDKVNTTNSPQSLTGSMKKRRRSVAGLAKCTTKKSGINIEEIMGYRIKVWWPMDKKFYEGTIKSYDPLKRKHVILYDDGDIEVLRLEKERWELVDNGPKRTKKSNSFKRTPSKDISPAQKNRTSSSLSQNKKSVTIVKKKRTPSKNLKRVHKEPKNKVDSDASSPEHTMASGGDKLKSDDSEGDHAERLSQGMMDVDESDKEVVSISKGKHLEDTEERSNHSEESDGEVKSNYEAEVSEDMESIPEDDKKGDPREESHSEEKDVDESSEALGVEVNEDKSDSEGNRDVDVRKPSRKSKKLRKKSSNPVNEEDAKISDDETLSNWKHKVGKSASRRAR